One Phaseolus vulgaris cultivar G19833 chromosome 11, P. vulgaris v2.0, whole genome shotgun sequence genomic window carries:
- the LOC137824009 gene encoding organelle RRM domain-containing protein 2, mitochondrial → MATRAAVAAPHVLRRFFCSNSASSSFPFVPTPPLGAVPSPARPTAEPNNNLFVSGLSKRTTTEKLREEFSKFGEVVHARVVTDRVSGYSKGFGFVQYATLEEAAKGIEGMDGKFLDGWVIFAEYARPRPPPGHLNNNSPQFGRQ, encoded by the exons ATGGCGACGAGGGCAGCAGTGGCGGCGCCACACGTTTTGCGACGCTTCTTCTGCTCAAACtccgcttcttcttctttccccTTCGTTCCTACACCGCCTCTGGGCGCCGTCCCCAGCCCCGCCCGACCCACGGCGGAGCCCAACAACAACCTCTTTGTCTCCG GGCTTAGCAAACGAACTACTACAGAAAAGCTTCGGGAAGAATTTTCAAAGTTTGGTGAAGTTGTTCATG CAAGGGTGGTAACTGATCGAGTCTCAGGCTACTCTAAGGGGTTTGGTTTTGTGCAATATGCAACATTAGAAGAGGCTGCAAAGGGCATTGAAGGAATGGATGGCAAG TTTTTGGACGGCTGGGTTATATTTGCAGAGTATGCGAGACCAAGACCACCACCAGGACATTTAAATAACAACAGTCCTCAGTTTGGCCGGCAGTGA